Proteins encoded by one window of Armatimonadota bacterium:
- a CDS encoding MGMT family protein, whose amino-acid sequence MPYKRKSWTQKWAEAKAKPGFPMVFDCDKTHKRWVVPAPSEIEEIVKTIPRGKVMPIGEIAAQIMAKHKTEMCCPMTTGIFTWLLSYASCEAEGLNVAEDCGKRINPKAAHRGVPWWRVVKTGGELNPKYPGAPELQKALLESEGIKVVAKGKKLVVA is encoded by the coding sequence ATGCCATACAAGCGAAAATCATGGACCCAGAAGTGGGCCGAGGCGAAGGCCAAGCCGGGCTTCCCAATGGTCTTCGACTGCGACAAGACGCACAAACGATGGGTGGTGCCGGCGCCCTCGGAAATCGAGGAGATTGTCAAGACGATCCCAAGGGGAAAGGTGATGCCGATCGGTGAGATCGCGGCCCAGATCATGGCCAAGCACAAGACTGAAATGTGTTGTCCGATGACCACGGGCATCTTCACATGGCTGCTTTCTTACGCAAGCTGCGAGGCCGAAGGGCTGAACGTGGCCGAGGACTGTGGCAAGAGGATCAACCCCAAGGCGGCGCACCGGGGCGTGCCCTGGTGGCGGGTGGTCAAGACCGGCGGCGAACTGAACCCCAAGTATCCCGGCGCGCCGGAGCTGCAGAAGGCGCTGCTGGAGTCGGAGGGCATCAAGGTGGTGGCGAAGGGGAAGAAGCTGGTCGTAGCGTGA